One Clostridium estertheticum DNA segment encodes these proteins:
- a CDS encoding NADH-dependent [FeFe] hydrogenase, group A6: MSLITLTINDKKIHVEQGTTILQAARMLNINIPTLCHLNMHDGKTTNHPGSCRVCVVEVEGRRNLAPACSTPATEGMVIKTTSIRAIKARRTVLELILSDHPQDCLLCEKNTVCELQRLAAELGIREVRYQGEMSTYPVDNSSYSIVRNLDKCILCRRCETMCNEVQTVGVLSGVGRGFQTVVSPAFGLPMGETTCTFCGKCVSVCPTGALTEVNNTSKVWNALDQKEKVVVVQTAPAVRAALGEEFGLPQGTPVTGKMVSALRALGFTKVFDTDFAADLTIMEEASEFIHRVQHGGKLPMLTSCCPGWVKFFEHQFNDLLDIPSTCKSPQQMWGAVAKTYLAEKMNVEAKDMIVVSVMPCLAKKYEAARPEMATNGVPDVDIVISTRELAKMIKEAGIDFNSLPEGEFDNPLGESTGAGVIFGTSGGVMEAALRTAYEWLTNETLEKVDFEAVRGMEGIKEACVKINDLVVKVAIASGLGNARKLLEAIRAGKADYHLIEIMACPGGCINGGGQPYANDHEDILAKRMSVLYSEDKNKTIRKSHENPYIKKIYDEFLGEPYGEKAHELLHTEYVKRK, translated from the coding sequence GTGAGTTTAATTACTCTTACTATAAACGATAAAAAAATCCACGTAGAACAAGGCACAACTATTCTACAAGCTGCTAGAATGTTAAATATAAACATTCCTACATTATGTCACTTGAATATGCATGATGGAAAAACTACAAACCATCCAGGTTCTTGTCGTGTATGCGTTGTTGAAGTAGAGGGAAGAAGAAACTTAGCCCCTGCCTGTTCAACTCCTGCTACAGAGGGAATGGTTATAAAAACAACTTCAATTAGAGCTATTAAAGCACGTAGAACTGTGCTTGAATTAATTTTATCTGACCATCCACAAGACTGTTTATTATGCGAAAAAAATACTGTTTGTGAATTGCAAAGATTAGCTGCAGAACTCGGTATTCGTGAAGTTCGCTATCAAGGTGAAATGTCTACTTATCCTGTAGATAATTCAAGTTATTCTATTGTCAGAAATTTAGATAAATGTATATTATGTAGACGTTGCGAAACTATGTGTAATGAAGTTCAAACTGTTGGAGTTTTATCCGGTGTAGGCAGAGGCTTTCAAACTGTTGTATCTCCTGCTTTTGGACTACCAATGGGAGAAACAACTTGTACCTTCTGTGGAAAATGCGTTTCTGTATGTCCAACTGGTGCATTAACAGAAGTTAATAACACTTCTAAAGTTTGGAATGCTCTTGATCAAAAGGAAAAAGTTGTTGTTGTTCAAACTGCTCCTGCAGTTAGAGCTGCACTAGGTGAAGAATTTGGGCTTCCGCAGGGTACTCCTGTTACCGGTAAAATGGTTTCTGCATTAAGAGCTTTAGGATTTACTAAAGTATTTGATACAGATTTTGCAGCTGACTTAACAATAATGGAAGAAGCTAGCGAATTTATTCATAGAGTGCAACATGGCGGAAAGCTTCCAATGCTTACCAGCTGTTGTCCTGGTTGGGTTAAATTCTTTGAGCATCAATTTAATGATTTATTAGATATTCCATCTACTTGTAAATCACCACAACAAATGTGGGGCGCTGTTGCTAAAACATATCTTGCTGAAAAAATGAATGTAGAGGCAAAGGACATGATAGTTGTATCTGTAATGCCTTGTCTTGCAAAGAAATATGAAGCTGCTAGACCTGAGATGGCTACAAATGGAGTACCAGACGTTGATATAGTTATAAGTACAAGAGAACTGGCTAAAATGATTAAAGAAGCTGGAATTGATTTTAATTCATTACCAGAAGGAGAGTTCGATAATCCATTGGGCGAATCTACTGGTGCTGGGGTTATATTCGGTACATCTGGTGGAGTTATGGAAGCAGCACTCCGTACTGCTTATGAATGGTTAACAAATGAGACACTTGAGAAAGTAGATTTTGAAGCAGTAAGAGGTATGGAAGGCATAAAAGAAGCTTGCGTAAAAATTAACGACCTTGTTGTTAAAGTAGCTATTGCAAGTGGACTTGGAAATGCTCGTAAATTATTAGAAGCTATTCGTGCCGGAAAAGCTGACTATCACTTAATTGAAATCATGGCTTGCCCTGGTGGATGTATTAATGGTGGAGGACAGCCTTATGCAAATGATCATGAAGATATTTTAGCAAAGAGAATGTCTGTTTTATATAGTGAAGATAAAAACAAAACTATAAGAAAATCTCACGAAAATCCATACATCAAAAAAATATATGATGAATTCCTTGGAGAGCCATATGGTGAAAAAGCTCATGAACTTCTTCATACAGAATACGTGAAACGTAAATAG
- a CDS encoding [Fe-Fe] hydrogenase large subunit C-terminal domain-containing protein, which produces MSNINFSKAYCKNCYKCLRSCPVKAIKFENEQATIDEERCIECGHCLTICPQNAREIKSDVEVVKSAINSGKKIIASLAPSFAGYFDMEQGLVVAALKKLGFSIIEETAVGAEIVADLYNDYIVEHKRDVYITTACPSANYLVEKYFEEIIPYLIPVVSPMIAHGKVLKEKFGGDSFVVFIGPCLAKKSEFEYFQKDNVIDAVLTFDELNSWITESSIEIHNLEEENFNINSYSKGQGFPMGGGIIEAMGEKLKQSSISIITVSGMEECIEVFNSIKNGDLKGVLIEASACKGSCIGGPVMVKNGENYYTKLRKVKSYIKSRKNYNDPINTEIPNNINFNRKFIEKSIKKSIATKEQIAAIMKKMGKYELIDELNCGVCGYNSCREKAQAVFEGMAETTMCLHYMRTRAESLSNEIVENTASNLILLDGEMNVVEINPAAKAIFKIQSQNIIGKPISLLIDDTNFKKVRESGENMIGKKVAYPQYGVVFIENIVYLPKQDMVLASMINIMTEEKNKKELMKVKENTLNAAQEVIEKQMRVAQEIASLLGETTAETKIILTKLKKIVAGEDGE; this is translated from the coding sequence ATGAGTAATATAAATTTTTCTAAAGCATATTGTAAAAATTGTTATAAATGCCTTCGCTCATGTCCTGTGAAGGCAATAAAATTTGAAAATGAACAAGCTACTATAGATGAGGAAAGATGTATAGAATGTGGCCATTGTCTTACTATATGCCCGCAAAATGCTAGGGAAATTAAAAGTGATGTGGAGGTTGTTAAAAGCGCTATAAATTCAGGGAAAAAAATTATAGCAAGTTTAGCACCATCCTTTGCTGGTTATTTTGATATGGAGCAAGGCCTCGTGGTGGCAGCTTTAAAGAAGTTAGGATTTAGTATAATAGAAGAAACTGCAGTAGGGGCAGAAATAGTAGCTGATTTATATAATGATTATATTGTAGAGCATAAGAGAGATGTTTATATAACCACAGCATGCCCATCGGCTAACTACTTAGTAGAAAAATACTTTGAAGAAATTATTCCATACTTGATTCCTGTGGTATCACCAATGATAGCTCATGGAAAAGTATTAAAGGAGAAATTTGGTGGAGATAGCTTTGTTGTATTTATAGGGCCATGCCTTGCAAAAAAATCTGAGTTTGAATATTTTCAAAAAGATAATGTAATTGATGCAGTATTAACTTTCGATGAATTAAATTCGTGGATTACTGAATCCAGTATAGAAATACATAATTTAGAGGAAGAAAATTTTAACATTAACTCATATAGTAAAGGTCAAGGCTTTCCTATGGGTGGCGGTATCATTGAGGCAATGGGAGAAAAATTAAAACAAAGTTCGATTAGTATTATTACTGTAAGTGGTATGGAAGAGTGCATAGAAGTATTTAATAGTATTAAAAATGGTGATTTAAAGGGAGTATTAATTGAAGCTAGTGCATGTAAGGGAAGTTGCATTGGTGGGCCCGTCATGGTTAAAAATGGTGAGAATTACTATACAAAACTACGAAAAGTTAAAAGCTATATAAAGAGTCGTAAAAACTACAATGATCCAATTAATACAGAGATTCCAAATAATATTAATTTCAATAGGAAATTCATAGAAAAATCTATTAAAAAATCTATAGCCACAAAAGAACAGATTGCAGCTATTATGAAAAAAATGGGTAAATATGAACTTATAGATGAACTAAATTGTGGAGTCTGCGGATATAATTCTTGTAGGGAAAAGGCCCAAGCTGTTTTCGAAGGTATGGCTGAAACTACTATGTGTCTCCACTATATGAGAACTAGAGCAGAAAGTCTTTCTAACGAAATTGTTGAAAATACGGCGTCTAATTTAATTTTATTAGATGGAGAAATGAATGTAGTAGAGATTAATCCAGCTGCCAAGGCTATATTTAAAATACAATCTCAAAATATCATAGGTAAGCCTATATCTCTACTTATTGATGATACGAATTTTAAAAAGGTAAGAGAATCTGGAGAAAATATGATAGGAAAAAAAGTTGCTTATCCACAGTATGGTGTAGTGTTTATAGAGAATATAGTATATCTACCTAAGCAAGACATGGTCCTTGCAAGTATGATTAATATTATGACAGAAGAGAAAAATAAAAAAGAACTAATGAAGGTTAAAGAAAACACTTTAAATGCTGCTCAAGAGGTTATAGAAAAGCAAATGAGAGTTGCACAAGAAATAGCAAGTTTGCTAGGCGAAACCACCGCAGAAACAAAAATTATCTTAACTAAGTTAAAGAAAATAGTGGCAGGCGAAGATGGTGAATAA
- a CDS encoding (2Fe-2S) ferredoxin domain-containing protein, with protein MVTISVCVGSACHLKGSYKVIEGLQRLIKENNVENQVEIKGAFCIGRCTEGVSAMVNDEDFFSLNENNVDSFFHETIIRGLSNE; from the coding sequence ATGGTAACTATTAGTGTTTGTGTTGGAAGTGCCTGTCATTTAAAAGGGTCTTATAAAGTAATAGAAGGGTTACAAAGGTTAATTAAAGAAAATAACGTTGAAAATCAGGTGGAAATTAAAGGCGCGTTTTGTATTGGTAGATGCACAGAAGGGGTTTCTGCTATGGTAAACGATGAAGATTTCTTTTCCTTAAATGAAAATAATGTAGATTCATTTTTTCATGAAACTATCATAAGAGGCCTATCAAATGAGTAA
- a CDS encoding ABC transporter ATP-binding protein, protein MGKISSLLKLTPFIKKHKLIFMAGIIGMLVGSIIATPIPYIIGTIMDKVLIAKKGYNQLYNYIGIIAVLYVLRYFLSIFSNYMFVKINNLVVNELRCTVMDKVMELPMSYLANTEKGYVQSRIAECSTVGSIFSPSYVGIVLSLTDAVLALVTMFAINYKLSIVILILTPLFFFSSKMSMGSFMKNTREMLEYNATLNGECFEIINGIEDIKILNGKSNHLKKFNDKLSKFVKSSLKQSKSMIIFMGNITFINNFGSLLVLLIAGILILKGEFTVGLYTSFSLYITKVFSSIQGIGTMGTMIKPVCLSIERVYELLDMDDENSGKDQNLNQEIKSIKLENVDFKYKNNTKNVLNNINFEIIKGEKVLIKGENGSGKSTIIKLLIGLYNPVEGRILCNNIDLSMINTKNLRERIGIVSQSIFLFKGTVLANILYGQTKKKLKDVEELIKKLGLQEYINRLPKGLATEITQNNSGISGGQAQVIAFIRVILSNKDVIILDEPISNVDAETRDLILGILRDKDFEGTLIVVSHVIEGMDFLNRVIEI, encoded by the coding sequence ATGGGCAAAATAAGTAGTTTATTAAAGTTAACACCGTTTATAAAAAAACATAAGTTGATTTTTATGGCAGGAATTATAGGCATGTTAGTAGGTTCAATTATTGCTACTCCAATTCCATATATAATAGGAACTATTATGGATAAGGTGCTCATAGCGAAAAAGGGATATAATCAGCTCTATAATTATATTGGTATAATAGCTGTATTATATGTTTTGCGTTATTTTCTTTCAATCTTTTCAAACTACATGTTTGTAAAGATTAACAATTTAGTGGTTAATGAGCTTAGATGTACTGTAATGGATAAAGTTATGGAACTACCTATGAGTTATCTTGCAAATACTGAGAAAGGATATGTGCAGAGTCGAATAGCAGAATGTAGTACTGTTGGTAGTATATTTTCACCATCTTATGTTGGTATAGTTTTAAGCCTAACCGATGCTGTACTTGCATTGGTGACAATGTTTGCTATAAATTATAAACTATCTATAGTAATCCTCATTTTGACACCATTATTTTTCTTTTCTTCTAAGATGTCCATGGGGAGTTTCATGAAGAATACAAGAGAAATGCTAGAATATAATGCAACTCTAAATGGGGAATGTTTTGAAATAATCAATGGAATTGAGGACATAAAGATACTTAATGGAAAAAGTAATCATCTTAAAAAGTTTAATGATAAACTATCTAAGTTTGTAAAGAGCAGCTTAAAGCAAAGCAAATCTATGATTATATTCATGGGGAATATAACGTTTATTAATAATTTTGGATCTCTTTTGGTATTACTTATTGCAGGAATTTTGATTTTAAAGGGAGAATTTACAGTAGGACTATACACATCTTTTTCTTTATATATAACTAAGGTTTTTAGTAGCATTCAAGGAATAGGTACTATGGGAACTATGATAAAGCCAGTATGTCTCAGTATTGAGAGGGTTTACGAACTTTTAGATATGGATGATGAAAATAGTGGTAAAGACCAAAACTTAAATCAAGAAATTAAGAGTATTAAACTTGAAAATGTAGATTTTAAATATAAAAACAATACAAAAAATGTGCTGAATAATATAAATTTTGAAATAATTAAAGGCGAAAAAGTTCTTATTAAAGGGGAAAATGGTTCGGGTAAATCTACAATTATAAAATTACTGATAGGCTTGTATAATCCAGTAGAGGGTAGAATATTATGCAACAATATAGATCTGTCTATGATTAACACCAAAAATCTAAGGGAAAGAATAGGGATTGTTTCTCAGAGTATATTTCTATTTAAGGGAACTGTTTTAGCTAATATATTGTATGGACAAACTAAAAAGAAACTTAAAGATGTGGAAGAACTTATAAAAAAATTAGGACTTCAGGAATATATTAATAGATTACCTAAAGGTTTGGCCACTGAAATAACTCAAAACAATTCTGGAATTTCAGGTGGACAAGCACAGGTTATAGCCTTCATAAGAGTTATTCTTTCTAATAAAGATGTAATAATTTTAGATGAACCAATTTCAAATGTAGATGCTGAAACAAGAGACTTAATTCTAGGTATTTTAAGGGACAAGGATTTTGAGGGAACATTAATTGTTGTTTCTCACGTCATAGAAGGTATGGATTTTCTTAATAGAGTTATTGAAATATGA
- the hydF gene encoding [FeFe] hydrogenase H-cluster maturation GTPase HydF, whose amino-acid sequence MQQTPNSNRLHIAIFGKRNVGKSSLINALTAQDIALVSEVAGTTTDPVYKAMELLPIGPVVIIDTAGLDDKGEIGELRIKKTKEVMDKTDLALLVIDGNVEDLTFESEWYEDLKKRKIPVVGVINKVDKGDVELDRIQKVINIDFVKVSAKDKVNIDELKKAVMKMAPEDFEKSTIVGDIVKPKAIVLVVAPQDIQAPKGRLILPQVQIIRDLLDNDAMALVVKDSELEDILATLKNKPDLVITDSQVFKKVNSIIPKDVPLTSFSILMARYKGDLNSLVKGARAIDTLKPGDKVLIAEACTHHPLEGDIGREKLPMWLQEKVGGKLDITVCAGSSFPEDLSEYKLILHCGACMFNRQQLMSRIKRANIEQMPITNFGIAIAHINGILDRVLSAFEEDAIK is encoded by the coding sequence ATGCAGCAAACACCGAATTCTAATAGGCTTCATATAGCTATTTTTGGAAAAAGGAATGTGGGTAAGTCCAGTTTGATCAATGCACTTACTGCGCAAGATATTGCTTTAGTATCGGAGGTAGCTGGGACTACAACGGATCCTGTATATAAGGCTATGGAGCTACTTCCAATAGGGCCTGTTGTTATTATAGATACTGCGGGACTTGATGATAAGGGAGAAATTGGAGAGCTTAGAATAAAGAAGACTAAAGAAGTTATGGATAAAACGGATTTAGCACTGCTTGTTATAGATGGAAATGTGGAAGATTTAACCTTTGAGAGTGAGTGGTATGAAGATTTAAAGAAAAGAAAAATCCCTGTAGTTGGAGTTATCAATAAGGTTGATAAAGGCGATGTGGAATTAGATAGGATTCAAAAGGTTATAAATATAGATTTTGTTAAGGTTAGCGCTAAGGATAAAGTGAATATTGATGAACTTAAAAAGGCTGTTATGAAGATGGCCCCAGAGGATTTTGAAAAAAGTACAATTGTTGGTGATATAGTAAAACCAAAGGCAATAGTACTCGTTGTAGCTCCACAAGATATTCAGGCACCGAAAGGGAGATTAATACTTCCACAGGTTCAAATAATAAGGGATCTTCTTGATAATGATGCAATGGCTCTAGTGGTAAAGGATAGTGAACTTGAGGACATTTTAGCTACTCTAAAGAATAAGCCTGATTTAGTAATTACGGATTCTCAGGTGTTTAAGAAAGTTAATTCTATTATACCAAAGGATGTACCGCTTACCTCTTTTTCTATACTTATGGCTAGGTATAAAGGAGATTTAAACAGTTTAGTTAAGGGTGCGAGGGCTATCGATACTCTAAAACCAGGGGATAAGGTTCTTATAGCAGAAGCTTGTACTCATCATCCTCTAGAAGGAGATATAGGGCGAGAAAAACTTCCTATGTGGCTTCAGGAAAAAGTAGGTGGTAAGTTAGATATCACAGTCTGTGCGGGAAGTTCCTTCCCAGAGGATTTAAGCGAATATAAGCTGATACTTCATTGTGGAGCTTGTATGTTCAATAGGCAACAGTTAATGTCTAGAATTAAAAGGGCTAATATTGAACAAATGCCTATTACCAATTTTGGTATAGCTATAGCCCATATAAATGGTATATTAGATAGAGTGCTTAGCGCTTTTGAAGAAGATGCTATAAAATAA
- a CDS encoding DUF3888 domain-containing protein, which yields MKRILLVILLVIGLVVGSNNNDVKASVLNNGASGFKTNKAVLTGPNCQDLINFDLYPKDQVMGWLIINFLSPYIQKPLYSYYGGFVPYELDTFTSQVLEVNYSKESSCFIVKLQIVPFLGAH from the coding sequence ATGAAGCGGATTTTACTAGTTATTTTGTTAGTTATAGGTTTAGTTGTTGGCAGTAATAATAATGATGTAAAGGCAAGTGTTTTAAACAATGGAGCTAGTGGTTTTAAAACAAATAAGGCGGTCCTAACTGGTCCTAATTGCCAAGATTTAATTAATTTCGACCTATATCCCAAAGATCAAGTTATGGGATGGTTAATTATAAATTTTTTATCACCGTATATACAAAAACCACTATACAGTTATTATGGAGGATTTGTGCCATATGAGTTAGATACATTTACCTCCCAGGTATTAGAGGTTAACTATTCAAAAGAATCTTCATGTTTCATTGTTAAACTTCAAATAGTGCCTTTTCTTGGGGCACATTAA
- a CDS encoding SpoIIE family protein phosphatase codes for MELFIDVAYDSLIKKDEELCGDRVEIIRLKDSTIIVMADGLGSGVKANILASLTSKIASTMLKEGADIYETVDTIVNTLPVCKVREIAYCTFTLMKIYNDGRAYIAEYDNPPFFLIRNNKGIDVEKKESIINEKKVVESHFILKEGDVITVVSDGCIHAGIGNILNLGWSWDNVQNYLTRNTQCRRSAKNIEKDLIQVCWDLYGGKPGDDTTVVCVKARKPEVIDLFTGPPQDARNDSYVIKEFMSGPGKKVICGGTTSNIVKRELGRELKVNLDFYDKDVPPTATMEGIDLITEGVLTLSKALEKLSSYESSFSKQESYCDLDGKDGASRLVKMLIEDCTHFNLWVGKAINPAHQNPNFPIDLSIKLKLVNELAEHMKKLGKHVNINYL; via the coding sequence ATGGAATTATTTATTGATGTAGCTTACGATAGTTTGATTAAAAAAGATGAGGAGCTCTGCGGGGATAGGGTAGAAATAATAAGACTTAAGGACAGTACTATAATTGTCATGGCAGATGGCTTAGGTAGTGGCGTAAAAGCTAATATATTAGCCTCATTAACATCTAAAATTGCTAGTACTATGCTTAAGGAAGGTGCAGATATTTATGAAACTGTAGATACTATAGTAAACACTCTACCTGTTTGTAAGGTTAGGGAAATTGCTTATTGTACCTTTACACTAATGAAAATTTATAATGATGGCAGGGCTTATATTGCAGAATATGATAATCCACCTTTCTTTTTAATAAGGAACAATAAGGGCATTGATGTGGAGAAAAAGGAAAGTATTATTAACGAGAAAAAAGTAGTTGAAAGTCATTTTATACTTAAAGAGGGGGATGTTATTACAGTAGTAAGTGATGGATGTATTCATGCTGGCATCGGGAATATATTAAATTTAGGCTGGAGCTGGGATAATGTACAGAATTATTTGACTCGGAATACACAATGTAGGCGAAGTGCAAAAAACATTGAAAAAGATTTAATTCAGGTATGTTGGGATTTATATGGAGGAAAACCTGGAGATGATACTACGGTTGTATGTGTAAAAGCTAGAAAGCCAGAGGTTATTGATCTATTTACCGGACCTCCTCAGGACGCGCGAAATGATAGCTATGTTATTAAAGAATTCATGAGTGGACCTGGAAAGAAGGTAATTTGTGGGGGGACAACCTCTAATATTGTAAAGAGAGAACTTGGGCGCGAACTTAAAGTAAACTTAGACTTTTATGATAAGGATGTACCACCTACGGCAACTATGGAGGGAATAGATCTAATAACTGAAGGGGTTTTAACTTTAAGCAAGGCACTAGAAAAGTTAAGTAGTTATGAATCGAGTTTTTCAAAACAGGAATCTTACTGTGATTTAGATGGTAAAGACGGAGCTAGCAGACTTGTTAAAATGCTAATAGAGGATTGTACACATTTTAATTTATGGGTAGGAAAGGCTATAAATCCAGCACATCAAAATCCGAATTTTCCAATAGATTTGAGTATTAAGCTTAAACTTGTGAATGAACTAGCAGAGCACATGAAAAAATTAGGAAAGCATGTTAACATTAATTATCTATAA
- a CDS encoding tyrosine-type recombinase/integrase, giving the protein MKTTLFIQQLGKYFEIYLPKTGGYSQNTISSYKDAFRLLFKFMDEIKGIRHYLIDYKHFTVELMEEFILWLEEERNYSASSRNQRHASISAYFKYASRREMDALSAFNRISAVPSKKTPSVAFPYFTVKEIGILLKVPDVSNRLGRRDQALLCLLYDSASRAQELCGVTVVDVRFGRPTRIKLHGKGRKTREIPLTDECSKLIKQYIKSQKLDNEDSHAHPLFSSQTHEKMTTSCIRNIVEKYVGLARIKCPEMFREANYSPHSFRHSKSVHMVEAGIQIIYIRDFLGHTTIQSTERYAKVSQMAITKALTERKIPNVIPVNESDETVKKSFPGFLE; this is encoded by the coding sequence ATGAAAACAACCTTATTTATACAGCAGCTGGGAAAATATTTCGAAATATATCTCCCAAAGACGGGTGGATATAGCCAAAACACCATATCTTCGTACAAAGATGCATTTCGTCTCCTGTTTAAATTCATGGATGAAATAAAAGGGATACGCCATTATCTGATTGACTATAAACATTTTACTGTAGAACTCATGGAAGAGTTTATTCTTTGGCTCGAAGAGGAGCGTAATTACAGCGCATCATCGAGAAACCAGCGGCATGCTTCGATATCCGCTTACTTCAAATATGCATCTAGGCGTGAAATGGATGCACTTTCTGCTTTCAATCGCATCAGCGCTGTGCCGTCTAAGAAAACACCAAGTGTTGCCTTTCCCTACTTTACAGTTAAAGAAATTGGCATTCTCCTTAAGGTGCCAGACGTATCAAACCGGCTAGGAAGAAGAGATCAGGCTTTGTTATGCTTGCTCTATGATAGTGCTTCCAGGGCTCAGGAGCTTTGTGGCGTTACTGTCGTCGATGTTAGGTTTGGTCGCCCAACCCGAATAAAGCTGCATGGCAAGGGGAGAAAAACACGAGAAATCCCGTTGACAGACGAATGCTCCAAGCTGATAAAGCAATATATAAAATCTCAAAAGCTTGATAATGAAGATTCTCACGCTCATCCGCTATTTAGCAGCCAAACCCATGAAAAAATGACTACATCATGCATCCGCAATATTGTTGAAAAATATGTGGGGTTGGCAAGGATAAAATGTCCAGAAATGTTTAGGGAAGCGAATTACTCGCCGCACAGTTTTCGGCATAGTAAAAGTGTTCATATGGTTGAAGCCGGTATCCAGATCATATACATTCGAGACTTCCTCGGTCACACTACGATCCAGTCTACTGAGCGTTATGCAAAGGTTAGCCAGATGGCGATAACAAAGGCTCTTACAGAACGGAAAATTCCAAACGTGATCCCTGTAAATGAATCAGACGAAACAGTAAAGAAATCATTTCCAGGATTTCTAGAATAA